The Ziziphus jujuba cultivar Dongzao chromosome 1, ASM3175591v1 genome segment CAACCACCGGATGTACCCTCGTGCTGTGAGATAAAAAGAACAATGTTATGCAGCAGTGTGCATCGGCAACaagtgtttgtatatatatgccaTTAACAGTTAAGCCATACCTTGGATTAGCAGGTAGATAGGCAGCAGGGCTAATGCGGCACCTTATTCGCAGTGTATTGGCAGTCAAAATGTACACACTTCCATCCTCAACGCTCGCAAAGATGGACTGGCTATCGCATGAATACGTTGCATCTGTAATTGGACCACTGGATTCTCGTGGAAGCCACTGCATAACAAAGACTTTAATAACTTGAATGACAAGTCACAAACAGAAAGATATTTGTGCAGAATAAATATGGTTGGACACTTGAGAGAAAGGAAAGGCATAGTGTTTGGGCATGGATTTCATAAGCATCGTgatgattaaataattaaattttcaagcaaaatgcattttaaaacagAATACAATATCCATGAATATGTTCACATTAAATAAAACATTCAACATACATGCTTAAGACACTCCAACTTCGTTGCTTCATATATTGCTATTAGAGTTTCATGGACAACCAGAAGATGTATCTGATCTTGGTGAAATTGCACACGGGTCTGAGCAAGAGGAGAATGCACCCGCCCGGTCGGAATTTGCAAGTGCTTACTTGCCTGTTTTTCCCACCCATCCATGCTCCAAATGCAGAGCTGGAATATATATAAAGGTTATCAAGAGCTCATACTCCCAATTTACAATATTTAATGCATGCAAAAGATATCTTTAAGTTAATAACAGTAAGTTGAAGTCATCAAAGACTGCAGGAAATGACAAGGCAGAAAAATGATTTGTGAAATCCAAAGAAGTATTGCACAATCAACACAAAAGAAGATATAAATACCTGAGAATCAGAGCCTGAGGAAACCAGAATGTTCAAAATATTAGAGAACGCTAAGCCAGTGATTCTTTTTTGATGGCCTTTAAGCTTGCTTTTAACCTGTCCAGATAGTGAGTGCATCAAAGTCACAATTTAAAGATTCAAAATGTACTGAGGTTATTGATTCACAATATTAGATCTCTGGATCAGGCTTCAAACCTCATCAATCCGGACATTGTAGATTTGAATTGAAGAGTCCTCCATGCCTATGGCAATTATGTTATTATCCTTTGGATGAAAAGCAAGAAATGTTGCTGCAGGTGGTGGGGGCATAAATGTTGTCATCgtctgcaaaaaaaaaaaaaaaatttgaagataaaTGCTTATGGTATAGAAAATAGGAGGTTAGCAAAGCTTATGGTATGTATTCCAATCAATTGGAAGGAAGGAAAGGTACAAGCACAGAGGATATTTACTTACCTTGAATGTCATCATATTAAAAAGGGAAATTTTTCCACCTGATGCTGACATAACATAAGAATCATTCTTTGAAAGAGCAAAGCAAGGAACAGCATCATCAACATTTGCATCACTAATATCATTGGTCATCAATATTCCACTGGGAGGTTGCCATAATCGTGGTGGCACAGTGGTAGTTGCCTACACAACAAACACACGTCTAAGAAAATACAAACAGATAtggaaaaaagataattatgttATCTCAAGTGGGGTCTTGAAAACAAACTTAGTAATACCTTTGCCAGTTCAGTCTGCTCATTTTTCTGCCATTTCCAAAGTTTGTGTACAGCATTAGATGCTAACGCCAGTATAGATCCTCCCACATTTGTATATATCAACCTAACAATCTGAATTCATGGATATAGAGAACAACACAGACAttataattcaaacaaaaatttgcaCACTGCAGTCCAAGAAATTTCATGCCATGTACAACTTGGCCAAGAAACTAATTTCTGTGTTacattttacaaataattttacatgtaCCAATAAAAACAAATCATTTATGAAAActtcaaaatgataaaatttcaacaaattatataaaatgggATTGCACACCTTAGGAAATGTAAATAACTAATTCTGTGCATTTAAATGATACCTTATTTGGCAGTAGACTATCAGGAAGCCGTAGTGAACGAAGTTGAGATGGTTCGTTAACTTCTGTCAGCTTCCAAATCTTTGATTTGTCCAAATCATCATTGATCCTTGGTTTCACATCTGTGAGACTTCGGCTATCTCCATTCTAAAATATTCTagtaagtaaattttttttttcttggcaaTACCCCATAAAGACTACAGTAAAGTCCAAGTAAATATTTGAAAAGGtgccaaatatataaatttgctCCCTTCAAAAATACAACTAATTATCTATCTAGAATGATTCAATAAACAACCATACTAATATAAATGGAGAGAGAGTgaaaagaagaagggaaaaaaaaaaaaaaaaaaaatcaaccctTACCAATCCAACCATTCCTGTCAATGGTACACTTCTATCAGCAACCCCATTGCTTGTTCCAGCAGCTAAACTTGAAGCACCAAATGTGCCTATAATGGGTCCCTGCAAGATAAATTATGGATTCATACAGAAGTCATGTTTTAGGTCACCTACTAACATCTGAAAGAACAGCATACCTTTGAAGCAATCCCAGAAAAACCCCTGGAGGCATCGACTGCACGAATTTCAATGGAATGCAAAAGCCGCAGACCATCAGCATTTGCAAGTACTTTGATACCATTCTCACTCGTTGAAACAGCCAGCAGTATCCCGTCTTTGTTAAATCGTATGCAAGGCGAGGCCTAAAAAGTTAAAGATTACAATTGTTCAacaaaaaacattatttaataTAACTGGCTATAATTAATAAGAGAGCGGTGTATGGTTATACCGGTAATCCGCCCTCTGCATCCACAGTAGCCAACAGGTTTACGTTGTCCATGTCCCAATATTTGACCAAAGATTCATCACCAGCAGCCAAGAATCGGTTCTTGGTAGTATCAAACTGCACGACTCCCATACTCCGCTTTCCAAGACCATGATATGATCGCTTGACAGCTCCCTCACTTTCATTCCACTCCACAATAAATGATTCCCCATCTTTACTTGTTCCACAAGAGAAAAGCCTGTGATGTGCAATGTAAGACAACCATTTAAAAAACCAATCAACAATGttcaaatactaaattaaaacaCAGAAAAATACACATTGTATGGTACCTTGTCCCATCAGCACTATATGCCATTTTTGTGCAAGAGTGACCAGGAGCATCATAATCGACTCTAGAACCCATGTTATCATATAACCATGCCTTGATTTTCCCATCAGTGGCTGTTGAAAAGATGAACTaggaaagggcaaaaaaaaaaaaaaaaaaaaaaaatcaataaattaaaaaaaaaaatttaaaaaaaaaaaaaagaagacaatgtGTAATATGTGCATTCAAACACGACATAGCCGTCAGATTAAGTTTCAGACgcctacacacacacacacacacacacacataaatatatataaacatatgtattggggaaaaaaaaaagaaaaaaaaaaatgagagacaGCAAATCTCAAGTTAAGTTACAGTGTGAACCAAACTTGGAATACCTGAATGTTTTCCTTCTGATGTGGGCACACAGAATAAACCGGAGCTTCATGACCTTCAAAAGTATACAGCTTATTACCAGTGACAGCATCCCACACCTGCACAAGGATGCAAATTTTAAACAAGAAGTCCATATGCTTGCATTAACAATGAAGGGGAAAGCCAAACAAGCAAACCTTAATGGTCTTGTCCTCTCCACAAGTTATGATGCATAATTGTTTGCTTGGGTGAGAGAAAGCAATGTCATTAACATTACCAACATGGGCATCAAtctgtttaaattttaagataGAAATTAAATCAGCACAAAACTAAAGAAGCTTaagaaaagtaataaataaaacagagaaGAGATACCAGTTAAGTCATTTTTAGGTagataaaccaaaaaaataaataactaaataaaacatcataaaaGAAATACCTCAAGATGGTTTCTTAGATCATCACCACCATGATAGGAACATATCTGCACGATGTGCTTGGAATATGCAACACCTGAAATAGATATCAATCAAAAGAATCAATTTTTTATCCTATATGTCCAACgtcatgataaaaatatttcatcaaaATGAAAACTAATAGAATCCTTGAACATACCAAAAAGAGCACCATCAGGACTCCAAACAACACGATTTACAGAAGCAGTATATTCATTGGACATAGATGCCTGTCATGTAGGAACAAAAGATATCAAATTAGGCTTATCAATTGAAGGTACAATCACTACAAAATATCGTCCAAGAACAGGGGAAAAAGGAGAAAAGGGCAGGGTAAAACAAACCTTCAGAATTGCTGTACATGCCCCAAGGTCCCAAATCTTGAAATCCCGAATGACAAGCCTCTCCCTGCTTGCTATCTCCCAAATGGTGATATCACCCATGTTTGTTCCAACTAAGATTGGAGGAAAATAAGAGAGAGGTTGATCATCTTTCAATGCAAAAGCCTTAAATGGTTATACTTCAACCTAaggaaacaaaaaccaaaatttaaagGCAAATTCTTTTAAGCATCAGTAACTAACCAAGCAGCAGAGTTTGATGTATTGGATGAAAATCCAGGCTCTTTACAGCAGAACCCTGATTCAAATTGGCAATGACAGTCCTTGGCAAGTCATCAGAAAAGGGCAACACAAGGGGATGGCTCTGGCCAGGATATGAGACTGGCAAGACTTGAACAGGCACATTATTGACCTGCAAGGTGGATGAAAAGGACAGGTAGGAGAAAATCATAGAAACAAATATAATGGATGTAAAAGCACAATTCTGAAAAACTCTTTGCATAACAAGATTACAAAGTATTTCCAGTTCCTCCTACAGCTTTCAAccaaagaaaatggagaaatagaattttttttctacAATATTAGTTCtcaaaatgattaaaatgaATTGCAACAactataaaactcaaaatctccCAAAATCTTCCACTTAAGAAAAAGGAGAAACATTCTGATACCTCTTCTGGTATCCCAAAAGGCCTTGATCTCTTGAGTGCATGTTCAGAATCTGCAGTTTGGTAGTCCATTGTTGGATTGTTAGGCCTCTTTAGCATAGAAGCTACCACAGAAAATAGATGGAGAGAAGGATAATAAACTTAGTTGAAATAGCAAATTTTAATAGAGGAAACTAGTTAACATTTTAAGCGCCCTAAATAAGGGGAAATAGGATataattaacatttattttatgaatatattttttgttaggaGCTAACTTCACCAAATCATTGATTTTCAAGCAAAAAGAGTACAATTTTCTGTGTTTATAAAAACATAGCTAGCTTATCAAGGAACCACAACTTGTACCATATACCTTTTTAAGAAGTATGCAAAATCATTCTGATAGACCAACATAAAATCTTGAGTACCTAATCCAaagttaaattaaataatttatttatttggactAATTATAAAAACCAAGCTTACACATTTTGATATATCTGCTTTTCCTTGTTAACCTCACTCTAAACTCCACCACATTAAAGGAGCTCACACTAATCATCAACTTATATCTATAACTTTCAGACTTATCGGTGTcgaataccataaaataaaaaccacagaATTTGGAACAAGTAATAGCAGATAGAAAATAACTCTAGAAAGTAATCAATACCTGCGTTACCAGGAGCAGTTAGTCCAATAGGCCCAACAGGAACTGACTGGTGTGGCACAGACGATGGGTTGGCCATCCATCCAGCAAGAGATGCCGTAATAGCTGCTGGTGCAGGCTGAAAAGGCTAATTacacagaaaaaataaataactaaacagTCACTAAAATTCCTCATAAATAACTACCTTTTAAAATCAAACTTTGAAGTCTCTTGTTGACTTACACCGTGAGCACCTAGTGGTGGGAAACCACCTACTTTGGGAATGGAGCCCAACAAAGGGTTTGTAACAGGAGAAGGAGCACGAGCACCATTTGGCTGCCCACAGCTATGGTCC includes the following:
- the LOC107407849 gene encoding topless-related protein 4 isoform X2 — encoded protein: MSSLSRELVFLILQFLDEEKFKDTVHRLEKESGFFFNMRYFEDCVANGEWDEVEKYLSGFTKVDDNRYSMKIFFEIRKQKYLEALDKHDNAKAVEILVKDLKVFATFNEDLFKEITMLLTLANFRENEQLCKYGETKHARAIMLGELKKLIEANPLFRDKLQFPSFKNSRLRTLINQSLNWQHQLCKNPRPNPDIKTLFVDHSCGQPNGARAPSPVTNPLLGSIPKVGGFPPLGAHGPFQPAPAAITASLAGWMANPSSVPHQSVPVGPIGLTAPGNADSEHALKRSRPFGIPEEVNNVPVQVLPVSYPGQSHPLVLPFSDDLPRTVIANLNQGSAVKSLDFHPIHQTLLLVGTNMGDITIWEIASRERLVIRDFKIWDLGACTAILKASMSNEYTASVNRVVWSPDGALFGVAYSKHIVQICSYHGGDDLRNHLEIDAHVGNVNDIAFSHPSKQLCIITCGEDKTIKVWDAVTGNKLYTFEGHEAPVYSVCPHQKENIQFIFSTATDGKIKAWLYDNMGSRVDYDAPGHSCTKMAYSADGTRLFSCGTSKDGESFIVEWNESEGAVKRSYHGLGKRSMGVVQFDTTKNRFLAAGDESLVKYWDMDNVNLLATVDAEGGLPASPCIRFNKDGILLAVSTSENGIKVLANADGLRLLHSIEIRAVDASRGFSGIASKGPIIGTFGASSLAAGTSNGVADRSVPLTGMVGLNGDSRSLTDVKPRINDDLDKSKIWKLTEVNEPSQLRSLRLPDSLLPNKIVRLIYTNVGGSILALASNAVHKLWKWQKNEQTELAKATTTVPPRLWQPPSGILMTNDISDANVDDAVPCFALSKNDSYVMSASGGKISLFNMMTFKTMTTFMPPPPAATFLAFHPKDNNIIAIGMEDSSIQIYNVRIDEVKSKLKGHQKRITGLAFSNILNILVSSGSDSQLCIWSMDGWEKQASKHLQIPTGRVHSPLAQTRVQFHQDQIHLLVVHETLIAIYEATKLECLKHWLPRESSGPITDATYSCDSQSIFASVEDGSVYILTANTLRIRCRISPAAYLPANPSTRVHPVVVAAHPSEPNQFAVGLTDGGIHVLEPPESEGKWGTAPPVENGAGPSVTSAGGAMEQESR
- the LOC107407849 gene encoding topless-related protein 4 isoform X1, translated to MSSLSRELVFLILQFLDEEKFKDTVHRLEKESGFFFNMRYFEDCVANGEWDEVEKYLSGFTKVDDNRYSMKIFFEIRKQKYLEALDKHDNAKAVEILVKDLKVFATFNEDLFKEITMLLTLANFRENEQLCKYGETKHARAIMLGELKKLIEANPLFRDKLQFPSFKNSRLRTLINQSLNWQHQLCKNPRPNPDIKTLFVDHSCGQPNGARAPSPVTNPLLGSIPKVGGFPPLGAHGPFQPAPAAITASLAGWMANPSSVPHQSVPVGPIGLTAPGNAASMLKRPNNPTMDYQTADSEHALKRSRPFGIPEEVNNVPVQVLPVSYPGQSHPLVLPFSDDLPRTVIANLNQGSAVKSLDFHPIHQTLLLVGTNMGDITIWEIASRERLVIRDFKIWDLGACTAILKASMSNEYTASVNRVVWSPDGALFGVAYSKHIVQICSYHGGDDLRNHLEIDAHVGNVNDIAFSHPSKQLCIITCGEDKTIKVWDAVTGNKLYTFEGHEAPVYSVCPHQKENIQFIFSTATDGKIKAWLYDNMGSRVDYDAPGHSCTKMAYSADGTRLFSCGTSKDGESFIVEWNESEGAVKRSYHGLGKRSMGVVQFDTTKNRFLAAGDESLVKYWDMDNVNLLATVDAEGGLPASPCIRFNKDGILLAVSTSENGIKVLANADGLRLLHSIEIRAVDASRGFSGIASKGPIIGTFGASSLAAGTSNGVADRSVPLTGMVGLNGDSRSLTDVKPRINDDLDKSKIWKLTEVNEPSQLRSLRLPDSLLPNKIVRLIYTNVGGSILALASNAVHKLWKWQKNEQTELAKATTTVPPRLWQPPSGILMTNDISDANVDDAVPCFALSKNDSYVMSASGGKISLFNMMTFKTMTTFMPPPPAATFLAFHPKDNNIIAIGMEDSSIQIYNVRIDEVKSKLKGHQKRITGLAFSNILNILVSSGSDSQLCIWSMDGWEKQASKHLQIPTGRVHSPLAQTRVQFHQDQIHLLVVHETLIAIYEATKLECLKHWLPRESSGPITDATYSCDSQSIFASVEDGSVYILTANTLRIRCRISPAAYLPANPSTRVHPVVVAAHPSEPNQFAVGLTDGGIHVLEPPESEGKWGTAPPVENGAGPSVTSAGGAMEQESR